ggcggcggcggccgtgaagctggaggtggaggagttggGGGCCGATGAGCGCGGCCCGCTTAGCAAGCGCGCCAAGGCCGCTCAGTCTGCTCCCCCGACGcctccgcagcagcagcaggtagaTCCGGAGTTGTCGTATTTTTGTCGCGAATTCCGTGTGCTCGATTGGGACTGGGATTGAGTTGAAAGCGTTCTGTTTCGTCATGTTTGATACCAACTGGGGAGTTCCGATAGGATTTTGCGGGGCTAGTTTGGtgtgatatattttttttgggggggtgggggtggggagtAGAGCTGAGCTGTGAAATTCAGGCGTtcgatccaaaaaattaccCTCACGCTTTGAGGACTAGGGGTGGAGGCTGCAACGGAGGATAATTCTCGCGGACTGGTCTAACTGTGTGGATAGGAGTACAGCTTATGTTGCTCAGATAAATTTTGTACATGTTGCTTCTATGCAACTTCTGCAACAATGTCCTCTGTCCTGCTGTAAGTGCCTCAGTGAAACCGGTTGGCAGCAACCTACCTTGGAGCTGCAGTTCGTTGCAAACACCTGTTCATTTATTTCACCCGATTTCTAACAGGGATTCTCTTTTGACCCATATAACTCGATGTGATATTTACTTGCCCTGTGTGCATCCTAACGCTCTGAAGCAACCAGGGAAGAAAAAACAATAGTCGAGCCATGCTCACGGAGTCATATCCTACCATGTTCAGTTAGTAAGTCCTGTCATAGTACCAATCTATGGCTGGAATTTGGTACTACCATCTTGACACATTAATGTGGATACAATTAATGTTCTGTGGGTTTGGCGCCTTGATAGACAGTAGTAGTATAGTGTACTAGTGTACATGTACTCCGTGCACTAAGCTTGTGGTATGCTCAAAGCCGACTATGGCATtaggaacaaaaagaaaaatataaataacctTGTGAACAAAAAAACCTAACAACTGTTTGTTCCTAGGTATTTATATGGGATGCATGCTTTTTTGCTAAAATACAATTTAAGGTGTTTGTAGTGTTTTCCTTCTGTTAATGGCTGATGAACCCTTAATAAACAATAAGATATGATTATGCAGATACAATTGTAGAATGATTAGCTTTGAGGTTTATTGTTCTGATGTTGATCTGAACACTTTCAGGATATGTACCACAATGTACTTGATGAACCTAGCCCGTTGGGCCTGCGGCTGAAAAAAAGCCCATCTCTGTTGGATTTGATTCAGATGAGGCTTTCTCAAGCATCCAATGCTGGAGAGTCTTCAATTGACAACAGTGGTTCAGAACCTTCCAAGAAGAAAGACAATAAATCTGGCGTGTCTGCAGCTGGCGAACGGCTAAAGGCTTCAAATTTTCCTGCAAATATATTGAAAATTGGTACATGGGAGGTGAGGAAATTTATTTTTGCTGTTTCTTATGAGCTCTGCCAGAACCTTAATATGCATTGGGTCTATGTAGCCCTTCTTTTTCTGCTGAGAAGTAGTGCGCTCACACAAAAGATATCATGTGAGTGAATAATGGCGCTTTGTTGAGACATGGCCAATATGTTAAATACTCTCCCCCTAAGTCACTacgagcgcccccgatcagtgCAATGGGATGTGGCTATTTATCCCAATTTTTCGTAATCGATTAGTTAACATGGTGGTTAACCGTATTATGAAAGACGGAAAAAAATCATTGTACTAACCGTATCATATTTGTTTTGTCTGTAGTCTGTACAACTTGAAGTTAACATTCATGCAATTATAATGCTGGTGCTGTGTTATAGTATGAAGTGTTAGTGCGACATCACTGCATCTTACTTGTTATCTGAGCTTCTTGCAGCTGTAGTTATGAGCCAAACTCAGCATTTTAGCGCAAGCATTTTAGCACATCCAGTAGTTTATATAATAGTTCAGCTGAACAAACCTTGTCCTTAAATGTAACTGAAGTTACCTCTATTTTTGAGCAGTACGTATCACGGTATGAAGGTGATTTGGTGGCCAAGTGTTACTTTGCAAAGCATAAGCTTGTGTGGGAAGTTCTGGAAGGTGGTCTTAAGAGTAAGATAGAAATTCAGTGGTCAGATATTACTGCTTTGAAGGCAACTTGCCCCGAAAATGGACAAGGAACCTTGGATGTGGTGGTACGTTTATCTGAAATaactttgtttcttttttcctctcAGTTCACTACCTGTGTTTGTGTTCTGAGaggttttcctttttctgaaGTTGGCCAGACCACCTCTATTCTTTAAAGAGACAGATCCTCAGCCGAGAAAGCACACATTGTGGCAGGCTACCTCAGATTTCACTGGTGGCCAAGCAAGTATGCACAGGTGAAGTTCTTTTCTCATTCCATGTTCACAGTTATAATGGATTCCATATGAGAAGAGCGTTCCATTATGGGCAATGGAACCTCTATATATTGTGGCGGTATGACAATAgtatgctactccctccgttccaaattgctggtcgttttgacttttctaggttcatagatatatttatgcacctagacatacactatatctagatgcataataatacttatgaacttaaaaaaactaaaacgacctacaatttggaacggagggagtacttactGTTTGCATATTAACTGATTTTTTCTCTGTGTTTTTAAAGGCTTCAATTGCATTTCAAAGACAACAGTGTTTACCTGGGGTTTTGTAGTACTATGTGCATAATGATTTTTAAGTTTCCTTTATGGTTTTATTTCTATTATTAGAAGAGCACAGAAAACTGCTTTGCGCAGTCTCAGCAGTTAGGTATCGTAGCATGCACCTTTAAATAGTTTGCTTTAGTTGTGTTGCTAAGGAATAAATTGTTTAGTTGGAGATCACTTTGAGTTGAACTATTTCATATCTAGATTCAATCGGTTTAGGACCCGCTTATAAATAGCAACATAAGGAGACATTGACACCCTTTTCAGTCAATCAAGAAAAATGAATTGGTCTTTCTACCCCAGCCTATGGTCTCGTACTTTTTGTTGTTAGTCTGGATGTAAATTTGCGCATCACAGGGGTTCCAAGAAACCCAAAAGATTCATAGAAATGGTTCCACACTGCATAACAGAAAAAATGGAAAGCTTGCATGTGTTGTAAAGATAGCTTTTCAGAGCCAGCTAGGTATTTAGCAAGGTATGGTCCACGGTATTATTTGTGACAACTTTTATTTATTACAGGGTTGTACCATCTATAACACAGAATTTTGATTTATGATAGTGCTATTTATACTATTACTTGCTGAGCTCCTACTCTACTCTGTTCAGTATTCTGATTGGTCAAAAATATGCAGGCGGCATTTCCTGCAGTGCCCTTCAAccttgttgagcaagaattttGAGAAGCTTGTTCAGTGTGATCAACGGTTATATCAATTGAGCCAACAACCAGAGATCATATTAGAGACTCCAGTGTTTGAACCTAGGTGTTCAATATTTGAGGATCCGGTTGAATCAAAATGTGCTGGTTTTACTAATTTGAAAGATGAACATGAAGCTCTACCTGGGTATTCAGGTTCCTTGTCACCATGTGCTGGCTCATCCATGTCTGCTAAAAATGAAGCCAACGATTCCATTGGAATGCCAGCAGAATATCTTCCTCAAACAGTAGGCTCAGGTAATTCAAAGCCTATTACAGCATCTGTCACCCCTTCTATTGCAGTCCATAGCATTGCCTTACTACAGTGCTATCAGTAGCTCAAAGTACAAATACCTTGTAACTGTGATGGTGATGTGCTTTTATCATTATGCTCCAAAGCACTATAGAACTAAAACAACATTAATCTTTCAACTACAGATGTGCTTTAGTTCTTTTGGTAGACACATAACTACTTTGTTTGAATATAATGGGAATGTTATAATGGCATAATGCTGATGTACTAGCCAAGGCTGTATGTGCTCCAATGAATTGAAATTACAAGGTCTTCCACATGAGACATTGTCATATATTTGGATTAATCTTTCTAATCCCAGAAGCACTTTTACAGGAGCTGGTGCTGTAGGTCTGCAAGCTATCAGCAGAAATGTGAACGGTGCAGCTCCAGAATTCAATATTCCCCACTGGTGGAGTCAATTGAAGGTGCCTGGGCTTAGGCCATCGATGTCAGTGGATGATTTGGTAAACCACCTAGGTAACTGCATCTCAGAGCATATCACTTCAGGCAATACAGCACTGGCCAAAAACGAGGTGCCAACCAAAGAAACACTGGAGGAGATTGCTCAGTATCTTCTTGGTGACGCACAAGGCCCACCTGTCTCTGCCTCTGAAGAGAGATCACTGATGGCTAGGGTGGACTCCCTCTGCTGTTTGATTCAGAAAGACACAGTGCCAGTTGCCAAGCCAAAGCCTGAGCCAAATGACAGTGGCGGCATTGGCGTGGATGCCTCAGATGGTTCTGATGAAGAATTCAGTTCAGCACCAACAGGGAAAACTACAGATGCTGCCGAGCTGCCAGCCATGTCGAGAAAGGACTCTTTTGGGGAGCTCCTGACGAACCTCCCCCGCATCGCTTCACTACCGCAGTTCCTTTTCAAGATACCAGAGGATACTGAGAACTGAAACCTGGAAGTCAAGACCTGGCTCCGCATTCCCTGAAGTAGGGAGGTCACTGTAAAGATTGTACCCCAGCAATAAGAAAAGCCCCCTTAGCCAGGTCTTGACTGAGAACTGAAACCTGGAAGTCAAGACCTGACTCCGCATTCCCTGAAGTAGGGAGGTCACTGTAAAGATTGTACCCAAGCAATAAGAAAAGCCACCGTAGCTCTCCTCCTTCAGAGGTGAGTTCCCCGCCCTGTAAATGTGACACCCGGTAGGTTGCTCCAATTGTCTGTATGTTTCGTGACTCAAATGGGTAGtggaaaaattaaaatgttCATTGGTTCTTTTTAACTCAATCATGTCCTCGTGCAAAATGAAGTGCCAAACTGTTGATACTAGTACTCAG
Above is a genomic segment from Setaria viridis chromosome 4, Setaria_viridis_v4.0, whole genome shotgun sequence containing:
- the LOC117852183 gene encoding uncharacterized protein; this translates as MVQLPSSGKRHAEPAEAAMAPARRAAAAAAAAAVKLEVEELGADERGPLSKRAKAAQSAPPTPPQQQQDMYHNVLDEPSPLGLRLKKSPSLLDLIQMRLSQASNAGESSIDNSGSEPSKKKDNKSGVSAAGERLKASNFPANILKIGTWEYVSRYEGDLVAKCYFAKHKLVWEVLEGGLKSKIEIQWSDITALKATCPENGQGTLDVVLARPPLFFKETDPQPRKHTLWQATSDFTGGQASMHRRHFLQCPSTLLSKNFEKLVQCDQRLYQLSQQPEIILETPVFEPRCSIFEDPVESKCAGFTNLKDEHEALPGYSGSLSPCAGSSMSAKNEANDSIGMPAEYLPQTVGSGAGAVGLQAISRNVNGAAPEFNIPHWWSQLKVPGLRPSMSVDDLVNHLGNCISEHITSGNTALAKNEVPTKETLEEIAQYLLGDAQGPPVSASEERSLMARVDSLCCLIQKDTVPVAKPKPEPNDSGGIGVDASDGSDEEFSSAPTGKTTDAAELPAMSRKDSFGELLTNLPRIASLPQFLFKIPEDTEN